A window of the Candidatus Paraluminiphilus aquimaris genome harbors these coding sequences:
- the lgt gene encoding prolipoprotein diacylglyceryl transferase has product MIQYPNIDPIALSVGPVSIYWYGLTYVGGLIFAWWLGRHRAQLAGSPIKVDQIDDLIFYAALGIIAGGRIGYALFYGSGSLVDDPLRIVRIWEGGMSFHGGFLGVVVAMWFLCRHHKIEFGALVDFIAPLAPVGLALGRLGNFINQELWGRPADVPWAMVFPNDPSGLARHPSQLYQFAMEGMLLFGLLFWFTQRPRPRWSAAGCFLLGYGVLRSAAELFREPDAHIGFDALGWITRGQLLSLPMIIVGAAIIIWAYRRDARS; this is encoded by the coding sequence ATGATCCAGTATCCCAATATCGACCCGATTGCACTCTCCGTGGGTCCCGTCTCAATCTATTGGTACGGGCTAACCTACGTCGGTGGGCTGATCTTCGCTTGGTGGCTCGGAAGGCACCGAGCGCAGCTAGCGGGTTCCCCGATCAAAGTAGACCAAATTGACGACCTGATTTTTTACGCAGCGCTTGGCATTATTGCCGGTGGGCGCATCGGCTATGCGCTTTTTTATGGGTCGGGTTCGCTTGTGGACGACCCCCTCAGAATCGTTCGTATTTGGGAGGGCGGCATGTCCTTCCATGGTGGGTTCCTAGGCGTCGTTGTAGCGATGTGGTTCTTATGCCGACATCACAAAATTGAGTTCGGGGCGTTGGTTGATTTCATTGCACCACTTGCGCCCGTCGGTCTTGCTTTAGGTCGACTGGGGAACTTTATTAATCAGGAGTTGTGGGGGCGCCCCGCTGACGTGCCATGGGCAATGGTTTTCCCCAACGATCCGAGTGGGTTGGCGCGCCATCCATCCCAGCTTTATCAATTTGCCATGGAGGGCATGCTGCTCTTCGGGCTGTTATTTTGGTTCACCCAAAGACCCAGGCCTCGATGGTCGGCGGCAGGTTGCTTTTTGCTGGGCTATGGGGTGCTTCGCTCAGCTGCAGAACTCTTCCGTGAGCCCGATGCTCACATAGGATTTGACGCACTTGGTTGGATCACCCGAGGGCAATTATTATCGCTACCCATGATTATTGTAGGTGCGGCGATTATCATATGGGCTTATAGGCGCGATGCCAGGTCGTAG